The Schizosaccharomyces pombe strain 972h- genome assembly, chromosome: I genome contains a region encoding:
- the clr2 gene encoding SHREC complex subunit Clr2, producing MPAITCVWSDGRSDTWPNVNGHSRTRSVPSLKPLPHQDSKNLLYRQICGRLLAQHVFGGAGSTQPILNQLCKRLSTGNPNNTNASTVVTAPEKNVVSARHVRPNPKSSKDTLEKQPKYSSQIYLTDSFENYYLASLPTNYQLYQRDSNRENGNGKREFWLYGHPSGRPFRSVNDFLHHLYWLISDLTRNESTCCCVLCSGNMTRVRKNLQKENERMFHECKDDTYTWPSSYRLGEVVWIDINNELIPAIIVARNLINYESNQMDAVKLISDTFVEPYQYHCKQLGNSRYYFDMAAADIEPWSRHPLDLQKQEHLVAHSICQTWNLFGIFQPLEGIDMEEPKFHDENYSIPLTVLPTFGGESNSLDDHFYGIFRGAEKLWINDLCVISTSSLPSVLQKTSFMYISDIYVNEDDIVCFQGSLWTQIDKNALDYNDSADNIDEHKDDLKELPRRLQMVSKLSNTYFRCLHDKSVEYVCPFADVLGRWYEPWFVKGDLNYTSEVKERTSSRLSAVGSENWVDDDFYEYLLSEIDMVSAVVM from the coding sequence ATGCCTGCTATTACTTGTGTTTGGTCCGATGGGCGCTCTGATACATGGCCTAATGTAAATGGTCATAGCAGAACAAGATCCGTCCCTTCGTTAAAGCCACTACCACATCAAGAcagtaaaaatttactttacCGCCAGATATGCGGTCGTTTACTTGCCCAGCATGTTTTCGGTGGTGCCGGCTCAACCCAACCTATTCTCAACCAACTTTGTAAAAGATTGTCCACCGGTAATCCCAATAATACCAATGCGTCCACTGTTGTTACAGCCCCCGAAAAAAATGTGGTCTCTGCTAGACATGTTCGACCAAATCCAAAATCTTCCAAGGACACCTTGGAAAAACAACCTAAATATTCTTCACAAATATACCTTACCGAcagttttgaaaattattatcTTGCCTCTTTACCCACCAATTACCAGCTATATCAGCGTGATTCAAACCGTGAAAATGGCAATGGTAAACGTGAATTTTGGCTTTATGGCCATCCCAGTGGTCGACCATTTCGATCAGTTAATGATTTCCTTCATCATTTGTATTGGCTTATATCAGATTTGACCCGTAACGAGTCTACCTGCTGTTGCGTTCTGTGTTCTGGTAATATGACGCGTGTACGCAAAAATctccaaaaagaaaatgaacgGATGTTCCATGAATGTAAGGATGATACATACACCTGGCCTTCTTCGTATCGCCTTGGCGAAGTGGTATGGATTGACATAAATAATGAGCTCATTCCAGCAATTATAGTGGCTCGGAACTTAATAAACTATGAAAGTAACCAGATGGATGCTGTCAAATTAATATCTGATACTTTTGTGGAACCATATCAATACCATTGCAAACAATTAGGCAACTCTCGTTATTACTTTGACATGGCAGCTGCAGATATTGAGCCTTGGTCCCGGCATCCACTCGATTTACAAAAACAAGAACATCTAGTTGCTCATTCTATATGTCAAACGTGGAACCTATTTGGTATCTTCCAGCCACTAGAAGGTATAGATATGGAAGAACCAAAGTTCCACGACGAAAATTATTCCATCCCTCTCACAGTTTTACCAACCTTTGGGGGTGAATCAAATAGTTTAGATGATCATTTTTACGGAATTTTCCGTGGAGCCGAAAAACTATGGATTAATGATTTATGTGTTATATCCACATCTTCACTGCCATCTGtacttcaaaaaacaaGTTTTATGTACATATCTGATATTTATGTAAACGAAGATGACATTGTCTGTTTCCAAGGCTCACTATGGACACAAATTGACAAAAATGCACTCGATTATAATGACAGCGCTGACAATATTGATGAACATAAGGATGACTTAAAAGAATTACCAAGAAGATTACAAATGGTATCAAAACTATCAAACACATATTTTCGTTGCCTGCATGATAAATCTGTCGAGTACGTCTGCCCATTCGCAGATGTTTTGGGAAGATGGTATGAGCCTTGGTTCGTAAAAGGAGATTTAAATTACACTTCAGAAGTGAAAGAACGCACATCCAGTCGATTATCAGCAGTAGGCTCTGAAAATTGGGTCGATGACGatttttatgaatattTACTGTCTGAAATTGATATGGTGTCAGCAGTTGTAATGTAA